The following proteins are co-located in the candidate division KSB1 bacterium genome:
- a CDS encoding CDP-alcohol phosphatidyltransferase family protein codes for MAKQRLWGLTLLERNLRELVSLGIHEAVVVTRPESDPAEYFHHPQPKSLTISFVNAKNSNPFESLRKSVEENGQNVLALEANALNDRRILKKLTETKSSCGLLSPNGLNKAGAAVLSSGEVELFNGESTENLTAAIEENLQNAKLRKLELSSFNTYVSNLRRDIVPFMILIESSSHLKNADDFLRQTVHKGTNDFVAKYIHPPFEFGIARYLAQTFITPNMVSFLNLLLSILAAYLFATGSLLAGGLVAAIKGILDGVDGKLARLTLKFSKIGDLLDHGTDTIFDAIWYLALGWHFAHGDFSSSTAIFTYILLISYCVERIVPGIFKKLHGREIYDYAKIDRFIRLIGSRINNNIWLLLIATILGWPKEGFYFISLWMLVTASWHTLRLLSRYNSFINLCLKLKK; via the coding sequence ATGGCTAAGCAAAGATTGTGGGGTCTCACATTGTTAGAGAGAAATCTGAGAGAATTAGTTAGCCTCGGGATTCATGAAGCGGTAGTTGTAACTCGTCCTGAAAGCGATCCCGCGGAATACTTCCACCATCCGCAGCCAAAATCGCTAACCATTTCGTTTGTAAACGCCAAGAATTCAAATCCGTTTGAGTCACTAAGAAAGTCAGTCGAAGAAAACGGACAAAATGTACTGGCCTTGGAAGCCAATGCGCTCAATGACCGGCGAATTCTAAAAAAGCTAACGGAAACAAAATCAAGTTGCGGGCTGCTTTCACCAAACGGGCTTAACAAAGCGGGGGCTGCTGTTTTATCATCAGGAGAAGTGGAATTATTTAATGGCGAATCCACAGAAAATCTCACGGCTGCAATAGAAGAAAATTTACAAAACGCGAAACTTCGGAAACTCGAACTTTCGAGCTTCAACACATATGTCAGCAATTTGAGAAGGGATATTGTACCTTTCATGATTCTGATAGAGAGTTCGTCCCATCTTAAAAATGCCGATGATTTTCTCCGCCAAACCGTTCACAAAGGCACAAATGATTTCGTGGCTAAATACATTCATCCGCCTTTTGAATTTGGAATAGCGCGATATTTGGCCCAGACGTTTATTACACCCAACATGGTTTCCTTTCTAAATTTACTTTTGTCCATATTGGCAGCTTATCTCTTTGCAACCGGAAGCCTTCTTGCTGGTGGTCTTGTGGCGGCAATAAAAGGCATACTAGATGGCGTGGATGGGAAGCTAGCGCGCCTGACTCTGAAATTCAGTAAAATTGGCGATCTTCTTGATCATGGAACAGATACCATATTTGATGCCATCTGGTATCTGGCACTGGGGTGGCATTTTGCCCACGGTGATTTTTCCTCTAGTACTGCTATATTTACTTATATATTACTTATTTCTTATTGTGTTGAAAGAATTGTGCCCGGTATCTTCAAAAAATTACACGGGCGCGAAATCTACGATTATGCTAAGATAGACCGATTCATACGCCTCATTGGCAGCCGCATAAATAACAACATCTGGCTGCTTTTGATAGCTACGATATTGGGTTGGCCGAAAGAAGGATTTTATTTCATAAGCCTTTGGATGCTGGTTACGGCAAGCTGGCATACTTTAAGATTGCTATCACGATATAATTCATTCATTAATCTCTGTCTAAAACTCAAAAAATAA